The Salinirubellus salinus genome segment TGCGCGACCGCTCGCCCTTCCGCCGCGAGAAGTCGGAGTTCTTCCTGACGGAGTAGCGCCGGACCGGTTGAACCGTCCGAGGTTCCGACGCCCTGGCGTCTGCCGAACGTCAGACGCTGGGCTGACGCGGCGTGAGGGTTTAAGCAGGCGCCAGCGTCAATGCCTGCCGTGTCAGTCCGTTCCGACCCGCTGGACCGACTCGCCATCCCCGACGGGACGACCGTCGAGGAACACGATCTCGTCACGGACGGTGACGTGGTCGTCGGCGGGCAGAGCGCCGTCGAGTTCGGCGTCCGAGGGCGGAACGTGTTCGCCGGCGAGCGCGTGAACTTCGGCGGCGACATCGAGGCCAACGGCGACTGCCGCCTCGACATGTGGTGCGACGTGGACGGGAACGTCCTCGTCGGCGGCGACGCCTACCTCGGCGAGCGGGTCCACGTCGGCGGCCAGTTGATGGTGTCGGGTGACCTCGACATCGGCGACGACGTGGACATCGAGGAGGGGTTCGAGGCCAACGGCTGGATCGTCATCCGCAACCCGATGCCGGCCATCGTCTTCTTCTTCATGTACCTCACCCAGTTGCTGCGGATGGGCGAGGACGAGACGGCCGAGGAGATGGTCGACGAACTCCACGCCGCGCAGGAACGCGAACACGACCCCGTCGTCGTCCCGCGTGGCTCACGCGTGAGCGACGACGCGTGGCGCGTCTCCACGCCCGCGACCATCGGCGACGGCTGTCGGCTCCACGGCAACGTCCGGGCCAAGACGCTCGAGGTGGGCTCCGACAGCGAGATGTTCGGCTCCCTGCGCGCGAAGGGTGACCTCTCCGTCGGGCAGGCCACCGTCGTCCACGGTGACGTGACGACCCGCAACGGCCACGTCACCATCGCCGCCGACGCGCACGTCCGCGGCGACGTCTCCTGTGAGGACCTCACGCTCCACCACGACGCAGAGGTGGACGGGTCCATCCGCGCCCGCGGTGAGATGAGTATCGTCCGCGACGAGGCCCGGCCGTCCATCGGGGACGTGGAGAGCGAGGCGGGACTGGAAGGAGCGCCCCGTGACCAAGCGGAGACGGTCGAAGACGACCCGAGCGAGGAGACGGACCCGGCGCCCGAACCCCCCGAGACGGACTGGGACTCGCTCACGCCCGCGGTCCGGCGTGTCGAGGACGCGGCGGAGGACGCGGACACGGTTGCAGACGCCGACGAGGAGTACGACTCCATCGGCGACGACACGGCGATGGAGGAGACCCTCGGGGACGCCATCGCCGAGGCCGAGCGGTAGGCTGGCGCACACACTTTTGGTCGACGACGACCCCCACCGGGTATGACGATTCAACAGGGGTTCACCGTCGAGAACGGCGCCGACGAGGAGACCGCGTTCGCGTTCGCCGCCGAGCGGGGCTTCGACTTCCTCGAACTCAACATGGACCACCAGTTCGACCGGCGACGCGTCGACACCGAGGCGGTCCGTGACCTCGCGGCGACGTACGACCTCGACCTGCTGGTCCACCTCCCCTATCGCGTCGACGTCGGCACCCCGCTCGAACACGTCCGCGAGGGCTCGCTGCGCGAACTGGAGGCGAGCATCGACACGGCCGTCGAGCTCGGGGCCGAGACGGGCGTCTACCACGCCACGACGCAGGTGCGGGCATCGAAGTGGCCGCACGACCAGGTCCGGGACTGCCTCTACGAGTCCATCGACCGCCTGACCGAGTACGCCGACGAGCGGGGGTTCGAGGCCGTCGTCGAGAACGTGAAGTCGCCGTTCTTCGACGCCGGCGACCTCCCGGACCTGTTCGAGGAGACGGCCGCGACGGCGTGTCTCGACAGCGGCCACGCCCACGTCACCGGCCAGTACGGGAGCGAGCAGGCCGACCTCCTGCGCGAGTACGGCGACCGTATCTCGCACGTCCACCTGAACGAGACCCGGACCGCGAGCGGCGACGAACACCTCCCGGTCGGGCTGGGGAAGGTCGACTTCGAGGCCATCGCCGAGGGGATGGTCGAGACGGACTGGTCGGGTACCTGCACCCACGAGGTGTTCACGTTCGACAACGAACCACGGGCGTTCGGCAAGGAACGGTTCGACGAACTGCTCTCCACCGCCAAGAGTTAACACGGTTCGGCCGTGACCTCCGGAGGATGCCAGAGCCAGTCGTCGCCGCCGTCGGCAGTTCCACGCTCGGTCGGACCGACCTCCCCGGGCGCGACCTGTTCTCGGTGGCACTCGCAGAAGCGTTCGACGGCCTGCCGGACCCAGCAGACGTGTGTGAGGCACTCTACGTCGGCAACCAGTCCGAGCAGTACGAACACCAGATCATGTTGGGTACCCTGCTCGCGGAGTGGGCGGGGATGCGTGACGTGCCCGCCGAGCGGGTCGAGGGATGTGCGGCCGCGGGCGCACTCTCGTTCCGTCACGCGGTGAAGGACGTCCGCAACGGCGAGCACGAGGCGGTGCTGGCCTGCGGCGTCGAGAAGATGACCGCCGGGGGGACCGGTGGCGCGACGGACGCGCTCTCGGCGGCGTTCGACCGGGCGCTCGAACAGCGCTCGGGCGTGACCGCGCCGAGTCAGTACGCGATGCTGGCCCAGCGGTACCTCCATGAGACCGACGCCACGGAGCGTGATCTCGCCGAGATCGCGGTGAAGAACCACGGCAACGGGGCGCAGAACCCGCGGGCACAGTTCCAGGAGGAGATAGACGTCCAGACCGTGCTGGAGTCACCGCCGATCGCCCAGCCGCTGAAACTGTACGAGTGTGCGCCGGTGGGCGACGGCGCGGCGGTGGCGCTCGTGACGACGGCCGAGAAGGCCGCAGAACTCGGCGTCGACGCGGTCCGGGTCGCCGGCAGTGGCGCGGCGGCACACACCCTCTCGGTGGCCGAGCGCGACCTGACGGAGGTGCACGGCGCGCGTACCGCAACCCAGACGGCCTACGACGAGGCGGGTCTCGAGGCCGGGGACATCGACATCGCCGAGGTCCACGACGCGTTCACCGTCTGCGAGGCGCTGTTGGCGGAGGCCGCCGGGTTCGCACCGAAGGGTCGCGGCTACCAGAGCCCGCTCCCGCCCGAGGAGCGCGACGAGGGGTGGACGGACGTCGAACTCAGCACGAGCGGCGGCCTGAAGGCTCGCGGTCACCCCATCGGCGCGACGGGCGTGTTGCAGGCCGTCGAGGCCTACGAGCAGTTGACCGGCCGGGCGGGCGACCGGCAGGTCGAGGGGGCCGAACACGCCCTCCTGCTGAACGAGGGCGGCCTCGCCGACGCCGTGACGGTCGGACACGTCCTGACGACCGAGGGGGTGGCGCGATGACGGACCACGAACTGGACGCCGACAGCCCGCTCACGCTGCCGGGGTTCTTCGACGCGCTGGCGGACGGGGACCTGCTCGGTGGTGTCTGTGCGGACTGCGGGCAGGTCCTGATCCCGCCGCGGCCGGCCTGTTACGAGTGCGGGAGTCGCGCGGTCGACGTGGAGTCACAGCCGAACACGGGCCACGTCCACAGCTACACCGAGGTCCACACCGCGCCGCCGGCGTTCGAGGGCGACGCCCCGTACACGGTGGCCGTGGTGGAACTGGACTCCGGGGGGCGACTGCTGGGACGCGTCGACGCCGCCTACGAGGACGTGGCCATCGACGACCCGGTCGAACTGAGCGTGCGGGCACCGACCGAGGAGGAGCGGGCCGTCGCGCTCTCCTACGAGACGGAGTGGCCGATCCACGAGTTCGAGTTGCGTTGAGTCTCCGGGCGAAGCGGCCCCGGACTCACCCGGGGGCACGGAACGCCTTCAGGCGGAAGTGGAGGATGACGTCCTCGAGGACGGCCCGGTCGCCGACCCAGCTGATGGTCACCTCTGTGAGCCGGTAGGAGGGGCCGACCGGGACCTTCCGTGCCGTGAGGGTCGCCTCCCAGCCGTCACCCGTGACGGTGTGGGCGTCGCGCCGCGTGCCACCGAGGTGCGTCAGGTAGCCGATGGCCTGCTCGCGGCTCAGTCCGCGGAACCGGCGTGTCTCGTGGAGGGTACCGTCCGCCACGGTCCGTTCGACCGGCGGCAGTCCGGCGAGCGTGGCCCGCCGTGCGTCGAAGGCCGCCCCGCCGCCTTCGTGTTCGAGTCGCTCCATGGGTCGGTATCGGTCGGCCGAGACGATAGCCGTGTAGGTGGTTCTCACGGTGCTGGAAACACGGCCCACCTGTCCTGAGAAAAAGCGTCGCCGGGGACGTACACCGGGTCGAACGACCGAAACCCCCTTCCGGCCGTCTGCGGTACCCGTACCATGCTCTCTATCGCGCTGGCCGGCAAGCCCAACGCCGGCAAGTCGACCTTCTACAAGGCCGCGACGATGGCCGACGTGG includes the following:
- a CDS encoding thiolase C-terminal domain-containing protein, whose protein sequence is MPEPVVAAVGSSTLGRTDLPGRDLFSVALAEAFDGLPDPADVCEALYVGNQSEQYEHQIMLGTLLAEWAGMRDVPAERVEGCAAAGALSFRHAVKDVRNGEHEAVLACGVEKMTAGGTGGATDALSAAFDRALEQRSGVTAPSQYAMLAQRYLHETDATERDLAEIAVKNHGNGAQNPRAQFQEEIDVQTVLESPPIAQPLKLYECAPVGDGAAVALVTTAEKAAELGVDAVRVAGSGAAAHTLSVAERDLTEVHGARTATQTAYDEAGLEAGDIDIAEVHDAFTVCEALLAEAAGFAPKGRGYQSPLPPEERDEGWTDVELSTSGGLKARGHPIGATGVLQAVEAYEQLTGRAGDRQVEGAEHALLLNEGGLADAVTVGHVLTTEGVAR
- a CDS encoding Zn-ribbon domain-containing OB-fold protein gives rise to the protein MTDHELDADSPLTLPGFFDALADGDLLGGVCADCGQVLIPPRPACYECGSRAVDVESQPNTGHVHSYTEVHTAPPAFEGDAPYTVAVVELDSGGRLLGRVDAAYEDVAIDDPVELSVRAPTEEERAVALSYETEWPIHEFELR
- a CDS encoding polymer-forming cytoskeletal protein produces the protein MPAVSVRSDPLDRLAIPDGTTVEEHDLVTDGDVVVGGQSAVEFGVRGRNVFAGERVNFGGDIEANGDCRLDMWCDVDGNVLVGGDAYLGERVHVGGQLMVSGDLDIGDDVDIEEGFEANGWIVIRNPMPAIVFFFMYLTQLLRMGEDETAEEMVDELHAAQEREHDPVVVPRGSRVSDDAWRVSTPATIGDGCRLHGNVRAKTLEVGSDSEMFGSLRAKGDLSVGQATVVHGDVTTRNGHVTIAADAHVRGDVSCEDLTLHHDAEVDGSIRARGEMSIVRDEARPSIGDVESEAGLEGAPRDQAETVEDDPSEETDPAPEPPETDWDSLTPAVRRVEDAAEDADTVADADEEYDSIGDDTAMEETLGDAIAEAER
- a CDS encoding sugar phosphate isomerase/epimerase family protein, which codes for MTIQQGFTVENGADEETAFAFAAERGFDFLELNMDHQFDRRRVDTEAVRDLAATYDLDLLVHLPYRVDVGTPLEHVREGSLRELEASIDTAVELGAETGVYHATTQVRASKWPHDQVRDCLYESIDRLTEYADERGFEAVVENVKSPFFDAGDLPDLFEETAATACLDSGHAHVTGQYGSEQADLLREYGDRISHVHLNETRTASGDEHLPVGLGKVDFEAIAEGMVETDWSGTCTHEVFTFDNEPRAFGKERFDELLSTAKS